Proteins encoded by one window of Cylindrospermum stagnale PCC 7417:
- a CDS encoding type II toxin-antitoxin system VapC family toxin, with translation MIVLDTHIWVWWVQNDSRLTQKQQQWLRDYESDGLGISILSCWEVAKLVEKNRLILPVDIDKWLEIALSYPGVQLLNLSLPIIVDSTQLNGFHSDPFDQMIVATARFYNCLLLTADAKILNYPDVQTLK, from the coding sequence ATGATTGTACTTGATACTCATATCTGGGTTTGGTGGGTTCAGAACGATTCGCGACTGACCCAAAAACAGCAACAATGGCTACGAGATTACGAATCTGACGGTTTAGGTATCAGCATTCTCTCTTGCTGGGAAGTAGCGAAATTGGTAGAAAAAAACCGACTGATTTTGCCTGTAGATATTGATAAATGGCTAGAAATTGCTTTATCTTATCCGGGAGTACAACTATTAAATTTGTCCTTGCCGATTATAGTTGATTCAACTCAATTAAATGGATTTCATAGCGACCCATTTGATCAAATGATTGTGGCTACTGCCAGGTTTTATAATTGTCTTTTGTTAACTGCCGATGCGAAAATACTTAATTATCCTGATGTGCAAACGCTAAAGTAG
- a CDS encoding AAA-like domain-containing protein codes for MNREYPANYEYHLGGSLPVDASSYVMRQADSDFYALLKAGEFCYVLNSRQMGKSSLRVRTMQRLQAEGVICAFIDLTGIGKEDVTAEKWYAGLVQSLVSSCQLGKKFQWRTWWKEQRELLSPVQRLSLFIEEVLLGEIEQKIVIFVDEIDRVLSQSFSLDDFFALIRFFYNRRVDEPKYQRLTFALLGVATPSDLIADKTQTPFNIGRAIALHGFQLHEVQPLTDGLTGKVSNPQEAIAQILDWTGGQPFLTQKLCKLMVEESALGNSPSVEQVVKSRIIENWESQDEPEHLRTIRDRILRNQQKAGQLLGLYQQILQSPPYKESENLKPPFLRGVGGISADGSSEQTELRLSGLVVQQQGKLKVYNQIYEQVFNRGWVEKQLKKLRPYFEAFNAWLASTYQDESRLLRGKALQDALLWSNNQSLSPLDYRFLAASQDLNRREVQQALAVQEEESQILANANETLVLAQQQAKVKLTQAKRRSTRIVTIGSVVLLISVITAILIQLQVKKAQQELAERQVVLQTLFSKAALVSDPFDALLKALQAAQQMKNLAKSATNDTQMQVMRGLQQAIYHVRERDRALGHRSGIRSVTFSPDGQIFASGSEDGTVKLWNAGSAKLISTLTGHTGRVWSVSFHPHSKILASGSEDGTVKLWDVTHSTLIKTINAHRSWVRTVSFSPDGQILASCSSDGTIKLWKTADATLLKTLKGHTHIVTHISLSPDNQTLASASFDTTVRLWNIGNGSLVNTLKDHKTHTRSVSFSPDGKILASSDEEGIVKLWNVADGTLLQNLPTHRRAVWSAIFSPDGKNLATISSDSTVKLWNLDDINDNTIEPQILKGHRGRIWSIGFSPDGKTLVSGSMDSAIKLWNLEVKEPQTIKGNSTNVQAVSFNPDGKMLASGSDDSKIKLWNIRNGTLLQTLNGHQAPVVSVSFSPDGKTLASGSNDKTVKLWNVQDGRLLKTFNGHRAWVRKVRFSPNGKTLASGSSDSTVKLWNVADGRLLKTFKQPRSIVADLNFSPDGKTLAVACSDGDIKILNLKTATLTQSFPAHSSWVNTISFSPNGKILASGGSDSKVKLWNAENGRLLFTLEGHLSNVTNISFSPDSKILASSSDDSTVRVWNVENGLEISILEGHLGSVTSVMFSPDGKTLASAGLDNTIKMWKLELGLDNFISQGCLWLEDYFTSHPEEAGKFSKICPRRFGSNDAETSANVKTGV; via the coding sequence ATGAACAGAGAGTATCCAGCTAACTATGAATATCACTTAGGCGGCAGTCTTCCAGTTGATGCGTCAAGCTATGTAATGCGACAAGCAGACTCAGACTTTTACGCTCTTTTGAAAGCAGGTGAGTTTTGTTATGTGCTGAATTCGCGGCAAATGGGCAAGTCTAGCCTGCGGGTACGGACAATGCAAAGACTGCAAGCGGAAGGGGTTATCTGTGCTTTTATTGACCTAACCGGAATTGGTAAGGAAGATGTTACAGCAGAAAAGTGGTATGCCGGACTTGTCCAATCTCTGGTAAGCAGTTGTCAGCTTGGCAAGAAATTTCAATGGCGGACTTGGTGGAAAGAGCAGCGGGAATTATTGTCACCCGTACAGCGTTTGAGTTTGTTTATTGAGGAAGTTTTATTAGGAGAGATTGAACAAAAGATTGTGATTTTTGTCGATGAAATTGACCGAGTTTTGAGCCAGAGTTTTTCCCTAGATGATTTTTTTGCCCTGATTCGGTTTTTCTATAACCGGCGGGTGGATGAGCCAAAATATCAGCGTCTCACATTTGCTCTGTTGGGGGTGGCGACTCCTTCAGACTTAATTGCGGATAAAACCCAAACACCGTTTAATATTGGTAGAGCGATCGCACTCCACGGCTTCCAACTCCACGAAGTCCAACCGTTAACCGATGGTTTGACGGGAAAGGTGAGCAATCCCCAAGAAGCGATCGCCCAAATACTAGACTGGACAGGTGGGCAACCTTTTCTCACCCAAAAGCTGTGCAAGCTGATGGTTGAGGAATCAGCATTGGGAAATTCCCCATCGGTTGAACAGGTAGTAAAGTCGCGAATTATTGAAAATTGGGAATCCCAAGATGAGCCAGAGCATTTGAGGACGATTCGCGATCGCATCCTGAGAAATCAGCAAAAAGCAGGGCAGTTGTTGGGGTTATATCAACAAATTTTGCAATCCCCCCCTTACAAAGAAAGCGAGAATCTAAAGCCCCCCTTTTTAAGGGGGGTTGGGGGGATCTCTGCGGATGGCAGTTCAGAACAAACCGAATTGCGACTGTCAGGTTTAGTGGTGCAGCAGCAGGGAAAATTAAAAGTTTACAACCAGATTTACGAGCAAGTTTTTAATCGGGGGTGGGTAGAGAAACAATTAAAAAAGCTGCGACCTTACTTTGAGGCTTTTAATGCTTGGCTGGCTTCCACTTATCAGGATGAATCGCGGCTGTTGCGAGGTAAAGCATTGCAAGATGCACTTTTGTGGTCAAATAATCAAAGTTTAAGTCCGCTCGATTATCGTTTTTTGGCAGCTAGCCAAGATTTAAATAGGCGAGAAGTTCAACAGGCTTTAGCTGTCCAAGAAGAAGAAAGTCAGATATTAGCGAATGCGAATGAAACTTTGGTTTTGGCTCAACAACAAGCTAAGGTTAAATTAACTCAAGCCAAACGCAGATCTACCCGTATTGTTACTATCGGTTCTGTAGTTTTGCTAATTTCTGTAATCACAGCAATCTTGATACAATTACAAGTAAAAAAAGCTCAACAGGAACTAGCCGAACGACAAGTAGTCCTGCAAACTTTATTTTCTAAAGCAGCTTTGGTTTCAGATCCTTTTGACGCACTGCTGAAAGCATTACAAGCAGCACAGCAGATGAAAAATTTAGCAAAATCAGCGACCAACGATACACAAATGCAGGTAATGAGGGGGCTGCAACAGGCAATTTATCATGTGAGAGAACGCGATCGCGCCCTTGGTCATCGTAGCGGTATCAGAAGTGTGACTTTCAGTCCCGATGGCCAAATTTTTGCTTCTGGAAGTGAAGATGGTACGGTAAAGCTGTGGAATGCTGGATCGGCTAAATTAATCTCAACCCTGACAGGACATACTGGTAGAGTTTGGAGTGTGAGTTTTCATCCTCATAGCAAGATTTTGGCTTCTGGTAGTGAAGACGGTACGGTAAAGTTGTGGGATGTCACGCACAGCACTTTAATTAAAACTATTAATGCTCATCGTAGCTGGGTGAGAACTGTTAGTTTTAGTCCCGATGGTCAAATTCTCGCTTCCTGTAGCTCTGATGGGACTATCAAGTTGTGGAAAACAGCAGATGCAACATTATTAAAAACTCTTAAAGGACATACTCATATCGTTACCCATATTAGTTTGAGTCCCGATAATCAAACTCTCGCTTCAGCAAGTTTTGATACAACCGTGAGGCTGTGGAATATTGGCAATGGAAGCCTCGTAAATACTCTTAAAGATCATAAAACTCATACCAGAAGTGTCAGTTTTAGTCCCGATGGTAAAATCTTAGCTTCTAGCGATGAAGAAGGCATAGTGAAACTGTGGAATGTAGCAGATGGAACTCTACTGCAAAATCTCCCAACTCATCGCAGAGCCGTCTGGAGTGCAATTTTTAGTCCAGATGGCAAAAATCTAGCCACTATCAGTTCCGATAGTACCGTCAAGTTATGGAATTTAGATGATATAAACGACAACACAATCGAACCGCAAATTCTCAAAGGACATCGCGGGAGAATTTGGAGTATCGGTTTTAGTCCTGACGGCAAAACTCTTGTTTCTGGAAGTATGGATAGTGCAATCAAGTTATGGAATTTAGAAGTTAAGGAACCGCAAACGATTAAAGGAAATAGCACTAATGTTCAAGCTGTAAGTTTTAATCCTGATGGTAAGATGCTTGCTTCCGGTAGCGACGACTCTAAAATAAAGCTATGGAATATTAGAAATGGTACTTTACTCCAAACTCTTAACGGTCATCAAGCTCCGGTGGTAAGTGTTAGTTTTAGTCCAGATGGTAAGACATTAGCTTCTGGTAGTAATGACAAAACAGTTAAGTTGTGGAATGTTCAAGATGGTAGATTACTAAAAACCTTCAATGGTCATCGTGCTTGGGTCAGAAAGGTTCGCTTTAGTCCAAATGGGAAAACCTTAGCTTCTGGCAGTTCTGATAGTACGGTAAAACTTTGGAATGTAGCAGATGGTAGGTTGCTGAAAACCTTTAAACAACCTCGCAGTATTGTAGCCGATTTAAATTTTAGTCCAGATGGAAAAACTCTAGCTGTGGCTTGTTCAGATGGCGATATAAAGATATTAAATTTAAAAACAGCTACTTTAACGCAGAGTTTTCCCGCCCATAGCAGTTGGGTAAATACCATTAGTTTTAGTCCAAATGGTAAAATTTTAGCTTCTGGTGGTTCGGATAGTAAAGTCAAACTATGGAATGCAGAAAATGGCAGATTATTGTTTACCCTAGAAGGACATTTATCTAATGTAACTAATATCAGTTTCAGTCCTGATAGCAAGATTTTAGCTTCCTCTAGCGATGACAGTACTGTAAGGGTGTGGAATGTAGAAAATGGTCTGGAAATATCAATTTTAGAAGGACACCTCGGCAGCGTTACTAGCGTTATGTTTAGTCCAGATGGTAAAACACTGGCTTCTGCTGGTCTTGACAATACTATTAAAATGTGGAAATTAGAACTTGGTTTAGATAATTTTATCAGTCAAGGTTGTTTGTGGCTGGAAGATTACTTTACTTCCCATCCTGAAGAAGCTGGAAAATTTAGCAAAATCTGTCCAAGGCGTTTTGGTAGCAATGATGCGGAAACTTCCGCTAATGTCAAAACTGGAGTTTAG
- a CDS encoding AAA-like domain-containing protein codes for MIDQVVNEFCHWPLGHGMVHRVESEFSWIKAKESADQVVFQNMGKYLSDIEIKVLQGSWDGKTYDELAKIYGYSAEYLNKDVGNKLWNKLSEALREKVSKKNFKEALLRAWEEQQNTSASTNAPLPASPSVTELPFPEGSVALDSHFYIEHSGIESFCYETILKPGSLIRIKAPKLMGKTSLMTRILAHAANQNCQTVYLDLSNVDRAILTNLDKFLRWLCLMVGRQLRLKNKLNDYWDTDILGSNDNCTVYFEEYLLAEIDCPLVLGLDEVDRVFPYTEVIEDFLGMLRSWHEKGKISETWKQLRLVMAHSTEVYIPLDINQSPFNAGVPVELLEFDVKQIQDLVRLHGLNFQDTQLEELIKMVGGHPYLLRLAIYDVSSLKVTLKQLLQEAPTEAGIYSNHLRRHLETLQKSPELALALKKVVTSPEPIELDSMQIYKLHSMGLVRRQNNYVVPRCNLYKEYFSRVLS; via the coding sequence ATGATTGATCAAGTGGTTAACGAGTTTTGTCACTGGCCTCTCGGTCATGGTATGGTTCACAGGGTGGAGTCAGAATTTTCTTGGATAAAAGCCAAAGAGTCTGCGGATCAAGTTGTATTTCAAAACATGGGGAAATACCTGAGTGATATTGAAATAAAAGTACTTCAGGGTTCCTGGGACGGGAAAACTTATGATGAACTAGCCAAAATTTACGGCTATAGTGCTGAGTATCTTAATAAAGATGTTGGCAACAAATTATGGAACAAGCTTTCAGAGGCATTAAGAGAAAAGGTTAGTAAGAAGAATTTTAAGGAAGCGCTTCTGAGAGCATGGGAGGAACAACAGAATACATCTGCTAGCACCAATGCACCATTACCAGCATCCCCATCTGTGACAGAGTTACCATTTCCAGAGGGGTCAGTAGCTCTGGATTCTCATTTCTATATAGAGCATTCCGGCATCGAGTCTTTCTGCTACGAGACTATTTTGAAGCCAGGTTCCCTAATTCGGATTAAAGCTCCAAAGCTCATGGGCAAAACCTCATTAATGACCAGGATTCTCGCTCATGCTGCTAACCAAAATTGTCAAACAGTGTATTTGGATTTGAGCAATGTAGATCGAGCAATTTTAACGAATTTGGATAAATTTCTCCGCTGGCTCTGTCTGATGGTTGGTCGGCAGTTAAGGTTAAAAAACAAATTAAATGATTATTGGGATACTGATATTTTGGGCAGCAATGATAACTGCACAGTCTACTTTGAGGAGTATTTATTGGCAGAAATAGACTGTCCACTGGTCTTAGGGTTGGATGAAGTGGATCGGGTTTTTCCCTATACCGAAGTGATTGAAGACTTTTTGGGGATGCTGCGAAGCTGGCATGAGAAGGGGAAGATTTCTGAGACCTGGAAACAACTGCGGCTGGTGATGGCACACTCTACCGAAGTTTATATCCCGTTGGACATCAATCAATCTCCGTTCAACGCCGGGGTACCAGTGGAGTTACTGGAGTTTGATGTTAAGCAGATACAAGATTTAGTTCGCCTTCATGGACTGAATTTTCAGGATACCCAGTTAGAGGAATTAATCAAGATGGTAGGGGGACATCCTTATCTACTGCGGTTGGCAATATATGATGTTAGCTCTCTTAAGGTGACGCTGAAGCAACTATTGCAAGAGGCTCCCACAGAAGCGGGAATTTATAGCAATCATTTGCGGCGACACTTAGAAACGTTGCAAAAATCTCCAGAACTGGCTTTGGCGTTAAAAAAGGTTGTTACGTCACCGGAGCCGATTGAATTAGATTCCATGCAGATTTATAAGTTGCACAGTATGGGACTGGTGCGGCGTCAAAATAATTATGTTGTACCCCGCTGCAATTTGTATAAAGAGTATTTTTCCAGGGTTTTAAGTTGA
- a CDS encoding aromatic ring-hydroxylating oxygenase subunit alpha — MQFADFWYIVALSDHLQPNKVLARSLLGEWLAIFRGEDGQAVALRDRCLHRSSRLSAGKVCDGALQCPYHGWIYDRNGTVIAVPSEGDSFKPSQQRQAKHYPTREQDGYVYVRLAETPSVDLEPFAMPHYQERGWETVRVINRFANNVTNCAENFIDIPHTAFVHPGVFRTSHQQKLEMTVERCNGAVLVEYHNETSNLGWYTRFLNSPGFEIQHCDRFYLPNITSVEYKMAQNRHLFITSQSIPETDNSTLVYTDVTYNYGIWNKLARPLVWWTAQHIIQQDIEILKIQGDAIAKYGTQFSHTPADTIHLFVESIRAAISRGEDPRLLPNQSVKVTFWV, encoded by the coding sequence ATGCAGTTTGCAGATTTTTGGTATATTGTTGCGCTGAGCGACCACCTACAACCTAACAAGGTACTGGCGCGATCGCTATTAGGAGAATGGTTAGCGATCTTTCGGGGTGAGGATGGACAAGCTGTAGCGTTGCGCGATCGCTGTTTGCACCGCAGTAGCCGTCTATCAGCAGGTAAAGTCTGCGACGGCGCTTTACAATGCCCTTATCATGGTTGGATATACGATCGCAATGGTACCGTTATTGCTGTTCCTTCTGAAGGAGATTCCTTTAAACCTTCCCAACAACGTCAAGCAAAGCATTACCCAACCAGAGAACAGGATGGTTATGTATATGTGCGGTTAGCTGAAACCCCAAGTGTTGACTTAGAACCTTTTGCAATGCCTCACTATCAAGAACGAGGATGGGAGACGGTGCGAGTAATTAACCGTTTTGCGAATAACGTTACCAATTGTGCAGAGAACTTTATTGATATTCCCCATACGGCTTTTGTTCATCCTGGTGTTTTCCGTACCTCTCACCAACAAAAGTTAGAAATGACGGTAGAACGTTGTAATGGTGCGGTTTTGGTGGAGTATCACAACGAAACCAGTAATCTAGGATGGTATACCCGGTTTCTCAATTCCCCAGGTTTTGAGATTCAACATTGCGATCGCTTTTATCTGCCAAATATTACCTCTGTGGAATATAAAATGGCACAAAATCGTCACTTGTTCATTACCAGTCAATCCATCCCCGAAACCGATAACTCAACCCTGGTTTATACCGATGTCACTTATAACTACGGTATTTGGAACAAATTAGCACGTCCGTTAGTGTGGTGGACGGCTCAACACATTATCCAGCAAGACATTGAGATTCTGAAGATTCAGGGTGATGCGATCGCTAAATACGGGACACAATTTTCTCATACACCTGCTGACACTATTCATCTATTTGTAGAATCAATTAGAGCCGCAATCTCTCGTGGAGAAGATCCGCGATTATTGCCAAATCAGTCAGTTAAAGTCACATTTTGGGTTTAA
- a CDS encoding NB-ARC domain-containing protein, producing MSNSLKASDSGLAIVDKSRQRLGWTKTSTARWWQDAHTSRATLRRFWQGERIQREIFIAICQAVGIGNWEEIAQSPDADLGFIADIPTPQLDWNEAPDVESFYGRNQELAQLEEWITSQNCKLVTINGIAGIGKTSLALALVDRMQSKFDCLIWKSLQTSPSLISLLNSLINSFDQTVVQNIQQGTAQLIQQLQKRRCLLVLDGLEAILSQPDNLSYSQFIQQLSREKHQSCILVTSREQPNSIEINTKTVCCLNLKGLQKSAAVELWQSRGFTGKELGLSALIQLYRGNPLALKLVTPLIQSVFGGNIAAFLNQHTLVVGDRLRVLLQQQFEQLSGLEQDILYWLAIWQEPVSFSRLQTHLLISVDPAMVLEGIMALERRSLLEKWISDYEPSFTLQPLVMKVVTDELVENTAEEIHQVVQNNDLRHFQILRTHWLLRPGTDDIAGDRILTQLWKKLWRFYGATLPQILNQILLLLKGQSPLAMGYIGSNLAILSGIDLV from the coding sequence ATGTCAAACTCGCTGAAGGCATCTGATTCAGGACTAGCAATTGTAGACAAATCCCGTCAACGTCTGGGTTGGACTAAAACCAGCACGGCTCGTTGGTGGCAAGATGCCCACACCTCTAGAGCTACTTTACGCCGATTTTGGCAGGGTGAACGCATTCAGCGAGAAATCTTCATCGCTATCTGTCAAGCTGTTGGGATTGGAAACTGGGAAGAAATCGCACAATCACCTGATGCAGACTTAGGATTTATTGCAGACATCCCCACACCTCAGCTAGACTGGAATGAAGCGCCCGATGTCGAAAGCTTCTATGGACGCAATCAGGAATTAGCACAGTTAGAGGAATGGATCACCAGCCAAAACTGTAAATTAGTCACCATTAACGGTATCGCTGGTATTGGCAAAACCTCCCTAGCACTGGCTTTAGTAGACCGGATGCAGTCAAAATTTGATTGCTTGATTTGGAAATCTCTGCAAACTTCTCCATCCCTCATTTCTCTGCTGAATAGTTTGATAAATTCCTTTGACCAAACCGTTGTGCAAAATATTCAACAAGGTACGGCACAACTCATACAGCAGTTACAAAAACGTCGCTGTCTGTTGGTATTGGATGGGCTAGAGGCTATTTTGTCACAACCAGACAACTTAAGCTATAGTCAATTTATTCAACAATTAAGTCGGGAAAAACATCAAAGTTGCATTCTCGTCACTAGCCGGGAACAACCAAACAGCATTGAAATTAACACAAAAACAGTTTGCTGTTTAAATCTCAAGGGTTTACAAAAATCAGCAGCTGTAGAACTATGGCAATCGAGGGGATTTACAGGTAAAGAACTGGGATTATCGGCTTTAATTCAACTTTATCGCGGTAATCCCTTGGCGCTGAAACTGGTAACGCCATTGATTCAGTCTGTATTTGGGGGGAATATTGCGGCATTTCTGAATCAGCATACTCTAGTTGTAGGCGATCGCTTGCGTGTGCTCCTACAACAGCAATTTGAGCAACTTTCTGGCTTAGAGCAAGATATTCTCTACTGGTTGGCAATTTGGCAAGAACCTGTCTCATTCTCTCGATTGCAAACCCATTTGCTGATATCCGTTGACCCAGCTATGGTTTTAGAGGGCATTATGGCCTTAGAAAGGCGATCGCTTTTAGAAAAATGGATCAGCGATTATGAACCCTCATTCACGTTGCAACCCCTGGTTATGAAAGTGGTGACAGATGAATTAGTTGAAAACACTGCTGAAGAAATTCATCAAGTTGTGCAGAATAATGATCTTCGTCATTTTCAGATATTGCGAACCCATTGGTTGCTACGACCGGGTACTGACGATATTGCAGGCGATCGCATTCTAACTCAACTTTGGAAAAAGCTCTGGCGCTTTTATGGTGCAACTCTGCCACAAATCCTGAATCAGATTTTGTTGTTGTTAAAGGGTCAATCTCCTTTAGCAATGGGTTACATCGGCAGCAATTTAGCGATCCTCTCAGGAATAGACTTGGTATGA
- a CDS encoding serine hydrolase has protein sequence MVQHKFLTRSMRKANSPIRSLFALSLITTSSFLPSAPAFSQPNFQDPNNIPITGSGAPQLDPILQSLTEFMHHRCVGAAVLGVAVKGKPVGIWGLGRMNGRPTDNWNPACGDDLKAPLAYQVQPNTPMRVGSISKTATFAMVRWALKKVAKDEGGLELTDEQIEGLKLFDPQHYPPLIPGTNKSYPVAIIPKNLYEVFSGKVKYPVAIKDSFKYGGDKEKETLCADLKSGYADKQWQSVTLGNFLSHRAGLQRSAPSFEDEIVPNIPVIRNLKTKADFENQEKIVRQEWGNQNVNSAKNQLSLNQSYFISDPTLSEYMLVMAGRCLRYSPGTKYSYSNTSPAFPTIILERLMGSKRYGAEVGKPETHKGSALDIFFQTQLNVQTTATEGVFITSLVPNLPGDREPKKRDWNGKSYYGTTWDTKRPHCVWTGKVCDFTSWQNKKTGLINWSWNLKQVPFPYAGSGISPGTGSLAVEPKAFLKFMSQYWLAGYTSNPFVGEERNNTWNRYATHNGAYDGAYAEAIQLGGSNNPKEWSLPPRDAKGSILDAFDQEKLQTYKASLPDGVDIFVAVNQLADKKCVVADQVNTKEKGYNCGSAYGLLNNFVLYGASRVNWQQLQAINNDKLGF, from the coding sequence ATGGTACAGCATAAGTTCTTAACTCGTTCAATGCGTAAAGCTAACTCACCTATCCGCTCCCTATTTGCTTTAAGCTTAATTACAACCAGTTCATTTCTACCTTCAGCGCCTGCATTTTCACAGCCTAATTTTCAAGATCCAAACAACATTCCCATCACAGGTTCTGGTGCTCCTCAACTTGACCCAATTTTGCAATCTCTGACTGAATTTATGCACCATCGTTGTGTCGGTGCAGCAGTACTGGGTGTTGCTGTTAAAGGTAAACCCGTAGGGATTTGGGGTCTAGGTCGAATGAATGGCAGACCAACAGATAATTGGAACCCAGCTTGTGGAGATGATCTGAAAGCTCCTCTGGCTTATCAAGTACAGCCAAATACACCTATGCGGGTTGGTAGTATTAGCAAAACCGCGACCTTTGCAATGGTACGTTGGGCATTAAAAAAGGTTGCCAAAGATGAAGGTGGTCTGGAATTAACTGATGAGCAAATTGAAGGGTTGAAATTATTTGATCCACAACATTATCCGCCCTTAATTCCTGGAACAAATAAATCTTATCCTGTCGCAATTATTCCCAAGAATTTGTATGAAGTCTTTTCGGGTAAAGTCAAATATCCTGTAGCGATAAAAGATAGCTTTAAATATGGTGGTGACAAGGAAAAAGAAACGCTCTGTGCTGATTTAAAATCAGGCTACGCTGATAAACAGTGGCAATCTGTTACACTAGGTAATTTTTTATCTCATCGTGCTGGATTGCAACGCAGCGCCCCATCTTTTGAGGACGAGATAGTTCCTAACATACCAGTTATTCGCAACTTAAAAACGAAAGCAGATTTTGAAAATCAAGAAAAGATAGTCAGACAAGAATGGGGAAATCAAAACGTTAATTCTGCTAAAAATCAACTAAGCTTAAATCAAAGCTACTTTATTTCTGACCCCACATTATCAGAGTATATGTTGGTAATGGCAGGGCGTTGTCTGCGCTATTCTCCAGGCACAAAATATAGCTACTCCAATACTAGTCCGGCTTTTCCTACTATTATTTTGGAACGGCTGATGGGATCTAAAAGGTATGGTGCTGAAGTAGGTAAGCCAGAAACGCATAAAGGTTCTGCTTTGGACATATTTTTTCAAACTCAGCTAAATGTACAAACTACAGCTACAGAAGGAGTTTTTATTACTTCATTAGTACCAAATTTGCCTGGTGATCGCGAACCAAAAAAACGCGATTGGAATGGGAAATCATACTATGGAACTACATGGGATACTAAGCGCCCCCACTGCGTATGGACAGGAAAAGTCTGCGATTTTACTAGTTGGCAAAATAAAAAAACTGGCTTAATTAATTGGTCGTGGAATTTGAAACAAGTACCTTTTCCTTATGCAGGCTCAGGTATAAGTCCAGGTACAGGTTCTCTTGCTGTAGAACCAAAAGCTTTTCTAAAATTTATGTCGCAATATTGGCTAGCTGGTTATACTTCTAACCCCTTTGTTGGGGAAGAGCGTAATAACACATGGAATCGATACGCAACACATAACGGAGCCTATGATGGGGCTTATGCTGAAGCCATTCAGTTAGGAGGTAGCAATAATCCAAAAGAGTGGTCACTACCGCCACGAGATGCAAAAGGAAGCATTCTGGATGCGTTCGATCAAGAAAAGTTACAAACTTACAAAGCCTCTCTTCCAGATGGAGTAGATATCTTCGTCGCTGTTAATCAGCTAGCAGATAAGAAATGTGTCGTAGCTGATCAAGTTAATACCAAAGAAAAAGGTTATAACTGCGGTAGTGCCTATGGGTTATTAAATAACTTTGTTTTGTATGGTGCTTCCAGAGTAAATTGGCAGCAGCTTCAAGCTATTAACAACGATAAATTGGGTTTTTGA
- a CDS encoding calcium-binding protein, producing the protein MAIIHGTPFNDNDTFNNGQFRPKLVGTNLEVTLVPNGPPLLKDGSDTIYGYAGNDILLGLGGNDYLYGGSGKDVLNGGAGNDTLYGGFGDDSLYGGYGKDVLNGGAGNDTLYGGYGDDTLVGGYGKDVLNGGAGNDTLYGGFGDDTLVGGYDNDVLDGGAGNDYLVGGFGYDYLVGGYGNDQLIGGDLDDTLLGGTGSDRLLGGSGNDQLTGFGFGQNEFDILTGGIEKDTFALGDANSVYYLGNSYATITDFSLTQSDKIQIQGIFTDAYSLGLANWEGSNAQDTGIFYRGDLIGVVQDQNITNLNPNQVFISA; encoded by the coding sequence ATGGCAATTATTCATGGCACCCCTTTCAATGACAACGATACCTTCAATAATGGTCAATTCCGACCTAAATTAGTTGGTACCAATCTGGAAGTCACTCTAGTCCCTAATGGCCCACCACTATTAAAGGATGGATCTGACACAATCTATGGCTATGCAGGCAACGACATCTTGTTGGGTCTTGGTGGAAATGACTATCTATATGGTGGGTCTGGTAAAGACGTTCTTAATGGTGGCGCTGGTAATGACACTTTATATGGCGGCTTTGGCGACGACTCTCTATATGGCGGCTATGGTAAAGACGTTCTTAATGGTGGCGCCGGTAATGACACTTTATATGGCGGCTATGGCGACGACACTCTAGTTGGCGGCTATGGTAAAGACGTTCTTAATGGTGGCGCCGGTAATGACACTTTATATGGCGGCTTTGGCGACGACACTCTAGTTGGCGGCTATGATAACGACGTTCTTGATGGTGGCGCTGGTAATGACTATCTAGTTGGCGGCTTTGGCTACGACTATCTAGTTGGCGGCTATGGTAACGATCAGCTGATTGGTGGTGATTTAGACGATACTCTACTTGGCGGTACGGGCAGCGATCGTCTCTTGGGCGGGAGTGGTAACGATCAACTTACTGGTTTCGGCTTTGGGCAAAATGAATTCGACATCCTCACGGGTGGCATTGAAAAGGATACGTTCGCGTTGGGTGACGCAAATAGCGTTTACTACCTCGGAAATAGCTACGCCACAATCACCGACTTTAGCTTAACTCAAAGCGACAAAATCCAGATACAAGGCATTTTCACAGACGCTTACTCGCTTGGGCTTGCGAACTGGGAAGGTAGCAATGCCCAAGACACTGGTATCTTCTACAGGGGTGATTTGATTGGTGTTGTGCAAGACCAAAATATTACTAATCTCAACCCCAATCAGGTGTTCATCTCTGCATAG